A window of the Lactuca sativa cultivar Salinas chromosome 7, Lsat_Salinas_v11, whole genome shotgun sequence genome harbors these coding sequences:
- the LOC111905983 gene encoding probable purine permease 11 produces the protein MTDLPTMTDNEDPSVVNNGAQSSLSQLTKLKRWQWWTLVVINICFLLIGQVVAVILGRFYYDQGGNSTWLATLIQTIGFPILFIPYFLFPSSKKSSNTSSTSVSLPVLFLIYLVIGVLIAGDNMLYSVGLLYLSASTYSLICATQLAFNAIFSYFINSQKFTALIFNSVVVLTLSASLLAINDDSDKPNGVTSRKYVLGFVATLSASALYAFLLSIMQVTFQKVLKKETFSVVLELQIYTSFFATCVSLVGLFASGEWRTLGGEMGGFGKGGAAYMMTLVWTAVAWQVCSVGVVGLIFVVSSLFSNVISTLSLALTPLAAVVVFHDEMNGVKVIAMLMGLWGFSTYIYQNYLDDEKAKRISADATGAVLSEASTPLLLE, from the exons ATGACGGATCTTCCCACCATGACAG ATAATGAAGATCCAAGTGTGGTCAACAATGGAGCCCAATCAAGCCTATCACAACTTACCAAGCTCAAAAGGTGGCAATGGTGGACTCTTGTTGTCATTAACATATGTTTTCTCCTCATTGGTCAAGTAGTTGCAGTCATTCTTGGTCGATTTTACTATGATCAAGGTGGAAATAGCACATGGTTGGCTACACTCATTCAAACCATAGGATTCCCAATCCTATTTATCCCATATTTTCTTTTTCCTTCATCTAAAAAATCATCAAATACATCATCCACATCCGTTTCACTACCCGTTTTATTCTTGATCTATCTTGTTATAGGCGTCCTTATTGCTGGTGACAATATGCTTTATTCAGTGGGATTACTATACCTTTCAGCCTCTACTTATTCACTCATTTGTGCAACCCAATTAGCCTTCAATGCAATATTCTcatattttataaattcccaaaagtTTACAGCTTTAATTTTTAACTCGGTTGTGGTTCTGACATTATCCGCTTCTTTACTTGCCATCAATGATGATTCTGATAAACCAAATGGTGTAACAAGCAGAAAATACGTTCTTGGATTTGTGGCTACTTTAAGTGCTTCTGCTTTATACGCGTTTTTACTTTCAATCATGCAAGTTACATTTCAAAAGGTCTTAAAAAAAGAGACCTTTTCGGTAGTTCTGGAGCTTCAAATCTACACCTCCTTTTTCGCGACATGCGTTTCCCTGGTGGGTCTTTTTGCTAGCGGGGAGTGGCGGACATTGGGCGGTGAAATGGGTGGTTTTGGGAAAGGGGGAGCGGCGTATATGATGACATTGGTGTGGACAGCTGTCGCATGGCAGGTGTGTTCGGTTGGTGTTGTGGGGTTGATATTTGTGGTGTCTTCATTGTTTTCTAATGTGATTAGTACTTTGTCATTGGCTTTGACTCCATTGGCGGCTGTGGTGGTGTTTCATGATGAGATGAATGGGGTGAAGGTGATTGCTATGCTGATGGGGTTGTGGGGTTTTTCAACTTATATTTATCAGAATTATCTTGATGATGAAAAGGCCAAAAGAATATCAGCGGATGCAACGG GGGCAGTTTTATCAGAAGCATCCACTCCATTACTACTTGAATGA